In Nitrospirae bacterium CG2_30_53_67, the genomic window GAAGGAAACCTAAAGCGCCGACTTTATAATCTTGAGCAGATTTTCTTTGGGTTGGGCGCCGATCATCTGTTCCACCATCTCACCATCCTTAAAAAGAATCAACGTCGGGATAGACATCACCCCATATTGCGCGGCAATGGTTCGGTTCTGATCGACATTGAGTTTTCCAATCTTCAGTTTTTCATTATACTCCTCGGCGATCTCCTCCAGCATGGGAGCAATCATCCGGCATGGCGCACACCATTCGGCCCAGAAATCAACCAAGATAGGCACTTGGGAGGATTTGATCTCCTCCTT contains:
- a CDS encoding thioredoxin — translated: MIVGSDKIVVLNDQNFKEEIKSSQVPILVDFWAEWCAPCRMIAPMLEEIAEEYNEKLKIGKLNVDQNRTIAAQYGVMSIPTLILFKDGEMVEQMIGAQPKENLLKIIKSAL